Proteins encoded within one genomic window of Chloroflexota bacterium:
- a CDS encoding segregation/condensation protein A, whose product MLEAAVRAVPTVEFGEGRGPEASTRIRLPDFDGPLGLLLALIESERLDILTVPLGALAGAYLEALAGLEDDRLANISAFVGVASQLIVIKSRALLPRQDPRPAEGLPPDEGPDPEAELRARLILYRAFRDAGTVLADRAAAIGRLFRREPGLAHASALAGAAPSDAPPLDPALLVGALADLISVVPSSPPPPGTLRRAVSIAERSAVIRAAIRDAGSIVLQDLLRDVRDRVVAAVTFLALLELVKRREVVVEQTVPWGPIVVRPIGDPR is encoded by the coding sequence ATGCTCGAGGCTGCGGTCCGCGCGGTTCCGACGGTCGAGTTCGGCGAGGGACGGGGCCCGGAGGCTTCAACCCGGATCCGCCTGCCCGACTTCGACGGCCCGCTCGGGCTCCTCCTCGCCCTCATCGAGAGCGAACGCCTCGACATCCTCACCGTCCCGCTCGGTGCCCTCGCGGGGGCGTATCTCGAAGCGCTCGCGGGGCTCGAGGATGACCGGCTGGCCAACATCTCGGCCTTCGTCGGCGTCGCGAGCCAGCTCATCGTCATCAAGAGCCGGGCGCTCCTGCCGCGCCAAGATCCGCGACCCGCGGAGGGACTCCCGCCCGACGAGGGGCCCGATCCCGAGGCGGAGCTCCGCGCCCGACTCATCCTCTACCGGGCGTTCCGCGACGCGGGAACGGTCCTCGCGGACCGGGCGGCGGCGATCGGCAGACTCTTCCGGCGCGAGCCCGGGCTCGCCCACGCCTCCGCCCTCGCCGGCGCTGCTCCGTCCGACGCGCCACCGCTCGATCCGGCGCTCCTCGTCGGGGCCCTGGCCGATCTCATCAGCGTCGTTCCGTCGTCGCCGCCTCCTCCAGGAACCCTCCGCCGAGCCGTGTCCATCGCCGAGCGGTCGGCGGTCATCCGGGCGGCCATCCGCGACGCCGGCTCGATCGTCCTCCAGGACCTCCTCCGCGACGTTCGCGACCGGGTCGTCGCCGCTGTGACGTTCCTCGCCCTGCTCGAGCTCGTGAAGCGGCGCGAGGTCGTCGTCGAGCAGACGGTGCCGTGGGGCCCGATCGTCGTGCGCCCGATCGGCGACCCACGGTGA
- the scpB gene encoding SMC-Scp complex subunit ScpB gives MSEDLRSAAASDEAPSAAPPSAAPLTEAALEALLFVAVRPLTRREIATIAGTDRATVDALLGDLEITLAGRGIRLVVSGDRVELATSPAAGSLIARYVGDDGARPSPAALETLAIVAYRQPATRAVIERVRGVDSDYALRILLHRRLVVELGRADAPGRPYLYGTGFEFLERFGLTSLDDLPVLAAEIAGRLTDAADDGGTESGIDIVTDDDTERSVAASTAAPA, from the coding sequence GTGAGCGAGGACCTCCGATCCGCGGCGGCCTCCGACGAGGCGCCATCGGCCGCGCCGCCATCGGCCGCGCCGCTCACCGAGGCCGCTCTCGAGGCGCTCCTCTTCGTGGCCGTCCGTCCGCTCACGCGACGCGAGATCGCGACCATCGCCGGGACGGATCGGGCGACCGTGGATGCGCTCCTCGGCGATCTCGAGATCACGCTCGCCGGCCGCGGGATCCGGCTGGTCGTGAGCGGCGACCGCGTCGAGCTCGCGACGAGCCCGGCCGCCGGATCGCTCATCGCGCGCTATGTCGGCGACGACGGTGCCCGTCCCTCACCGGCCGCCCTCGAGACACTCGCGATCGTCGCCTACCGGCAACCGGCGACGCGAGCGGTCATCGAGCGGGTCCGCGGCGTCGATTCGGACTACGCCCTGCGGATCCTCCTCCACCGTCGCCTCGTCGTCGAGCTCGGCCGGGCGGATGCGCCGGGCCGGCCGTATCTCTACGGCACGGGCTTCGAGTTCCTCGAGCGGTTCGGGTTGACGAGCCTCGACGATCTGCCGGTCCTCGCTGCGGAGATCGCCGGCCGCCTCACCGATGCCGCGGACGATGGTGGCACCGAGAGCGGCATCGACATCGTCACCGACGATGACACGGAGCGGTCCGTTGCCGCGTCCACGGCCGCGCCGGCCTGA